The following proteins come from a genomic window of unidentified bacterial endosymbiont:
- a CDS encoding HU family DNA-binding protein yields MNKTQLISEVADKAALTKIQAKTALETVLTAITGSLKEGDQVQLVGFGTFKVNHRKARTGRNPRTGDAIQLSAVNAPAFIAGKGLKEAING; encoded by the coding sequence ATGAATAAGACTCAATTAATTAGTGAAGTGGCAGATAAAGCGGCGTTGACTAAAATTCAGGCTAAAACAGCCCTGGAAACGGTTCTGACTGCCATCACTGGATCGTTAAAAGAGGGGGATCAGGTACAATTAGTGGGGTTTGGGACCTTTAAAGTGAATCATCGTAAAGCGCGCACAGGTCGTAATCCAAGAACAGGGGATGCTATCCAACTGTCTGCGGTCAATGCCCCTGCCTTTATTGCTGGAAAGGGGTTGAAAGAAGCTATCAACGGCTAA
- a CDS encoding PhoPQ-activated protein PqaA family protein, with product MQHCKLMISLALLYFCNAGRVACSPATTQNLSHQAADQPVLWDYYEHLQRQPLQYQPLETEQTSQGEQAHYTLISQQWSPRGLVKPATWEHQVTLYRPTGAVGKTALLVVNNGRNTSKADGHRSDYDNQQLIALAHKTATVVVSVDKVPNQPLIYNNDNIPRFEDSSIARSWRLFLDNPQPGAEFPLHLPMVGAIVKAMDLAETELRALGVTIEGFIVTGASKRGWATWLTALVDQRIQAIVPFAIELLDLAAVIEHTQHTLGGYFPIAWQPYAQEAIIQDRCSPAFNALMAIVDPVRYLQSPLAARLAIPKYVISASGDDFFMPDNVQFGLSKLPGVTTLRVVPNSNHYGIKRVTLQALTSFIQRQQTGRALPTLSLVKQGNDKEPQYRLQLSEAPSQLRLWRALNPQLRDFRKSSGITYQAERLPLPAQQDSGYSCELDLPLPATGWSASFVEAEFADGFIATTPVLLLPECYPSGPPDAAYIAEKHLIPGTESGRAE from the coding sequence ATGCAACATTGTAAACTGATGATCAGTTTAGCTTTGTTATATTTCTGCAACGCAGGAAGGGTTGCCTGTTCGCCAGCAACGACTCAAAATCTCAGCCACCAGGCAGCTGATCAGCCTGTACTCTGGGACTATTATGAACACCTACAACGGCAGCCATTACAGTACCAACCGCTTGAAACAGAACAGACCTCACAAGGAGAACAGGCTCATTACACGCTGATCTCACAGCAGTGGTCTCCTAGGGGCCTAGTAAAACCAGCCACCTGGGAACATCAGGTGACGCTATACCGGCCCACAGGAGCGGTTGGCAAAACAGCACTCTTAGTGGTTAATAATGGGCGCAATACTTCCAAAGCAGACGGTCATCGCTCAGACTATGACAACCAACAACTCATAGCACTGGCCCATAAGACAGCAACCGTCGTGGTCTCCGTTGACAAGGTTCCTAACCAACCACTGATTTACAACAACGATAACATCCCCCGCTTTGAAGACAGTAGTATCGCACGCAGTTGGCGACTCTTTTTGGATAATCCACAACCAGGGGCAGAGTTTCCCTTACACTTACCGATGGTAGGCGCGATCGTTAAAGCCATGGACTTGGCCGAAACTGAGTTGCGAGCCTTGGGGGTGACTATCGAGGGATTCATCGTCACTGGGGCTTCTAAGCGTGGTTGGGCCACTTGGCTCACTGCTCTGGTCGATCAACGCATACAGGCTATCGTGCCATTTGCCATCGAACTCCTCGACCTAGCTGCTGTCATTGAGCACACACAACACACGCTAGGAGGCTATTTTCCGATTGCTTGGCAGCCCTATGCACAAGAGGCTATTATTCAAGATCGCTGCAGCCCCGCGTTTAATGCTCTGATGGCTATTGTGGATCCAGTGCGCTATTTGCAATCACCGCTAGCCGCTCGTCTGGCCATTCCAAAATATGTAATCAGTGCCAGTGGGGATGATTTTTTCATGCCAGATAATGTACAGTTTGGATTGAGCAAGCTGCCCGGTGTGACCACCCTCCGCGTCGTGCCTAACAGCAATCATTATGGAATCAAGCGGGTGACTTTACAGGCATTGACAAGCTTTATACAGCGTCAACAGACTGGGCGCGCCCTGCCAACCTTAAGCCTGGTTAAACAGGGAAACGACAAGGAGCCCCAGTACCGACTCCAGTTATCGGAAGCACCCTCGCAACTTAGGCTATGGCGAGCCCTGAATCCACAGCTACGGGACTTTCGTAAAAGTTCTGGTATCACTTACCAAGCTGAAAGATTACCATTACCTGCTCAACAAGATAGCGGCTACTCCTGTGAGCTTGATTTACCACTGCCTGCCACGGGCTGGTCTGCCAGCTTCGTTGAAGCAGAGTTTGCTGATGGTTTTATCGCCACAACCCCGGTGCTGCTGCTTCCAGAGTGTTACCCTTCAGGGCCTCCTGATGCTGCTTATATCGCTGAAAAGCATTTAATCCCTGGAACAGAATCTGGTAGAGCAGAATAA
- a CDS encoding PhoPQ-activated protein PqaA family protein, producing MNTNNKQLTNDQITVGTAVMTNQCTVTRDSDDFIKDLDTYFKEHLSNQNFVVENSKMSLEDKNGTKIERHTVSWYTGNSSQTTKEKWEHSCTFVIPKHLAPKKHGLIVVNNGANIPNETITDNYPLEVLKTIAHDTGILIVSVDKVPNQPIKINGENLYEDKLVATDILRYLDGQENNNPLIYFKMAGVVILTDKLAREQYPVVESYAITSCSKQVIGACLATQIYQPLQTACMLNFAMDPRAMPILGDYLVELSAKNRMAIFGPILGPYLEVAKHDRRSLLNKLMSQPLSSQWIHTVMGDCDTTFHKSKVQKVLEHPKNSQGISTYEEIQADHKGIKQCINQQMIHFVLGINQPGCLIAMRNFNGKEISLENLAKTLLATDKTAETPANDQSAHFFQAIATLDDTAAGTCDDKKVVANERLSPDLQTALVKHQFSSQR from the coding sequence ATGAACACAAATAATAAACAGTTAACCAATGACCAGATAACCGTTGGAACTGCTGTTATGACAAACCAATGCACGGTGACCCGGGACAGTGACGATTTCATTAAAGACCTTGATACTTACTTTAAAGAACACCTCAGCAACCAAAACTTCGTTGTTGAAAACAGTAAAATGTCCTTGGAGGATAAAAATGGCACTAAGATAGAACGACACACTGTGAGCTGGTACACTGGCAACAGCAGTCAAACTACTAAGGAAAAATGGGAACATTCCTGTACGTTTGTTATTCCCAAGCATCTCGCTCCTAAGAAACATGGCCTTATAGTCGTCAATAATGGGGCAAATATCCCCAATGAAACGATCACTGATAACTACCCATTGGAAGTTCTGAAAACCATCGCTCATGATACTGGCATCCTGATTGTATCCGTTGACAAAGTGCCTAATCAGCCCATCAAGATCAATGGAGAAAATTTATATGAAGATAAACTGGTGGCAACAGATATCCTCCGTTACTTGGATGGACAGGAAAACAATAATCCATTGATCTACTTTAAGATGGCCGGTGTGGTGATCCTGACTGATAAGCTGGCTAGAGAGCAATATCCAGTAGTCGAATCCTACGCGATCACCTCCTGCTCAAAACAGGTTATCGGAGCATGCCTGGCCACCCAGATCTATCAGCCATTACAAACAGCCTGTATGCTAAATTTTGCAATGGATCCCCGTGCAATGCCTATATTAGGAGATTATTTAGTCGAGCTATCGGCTAAGAACAGGATGGCAATATTTGGGCCGATCTTAGGCCCCTATCTTGAAGTGGCAAAACATGATCGTCGCTCACTATTAAACAAACTGATGAGCCAACCACTTTCATCCCAATGGATACATACAGTTATGGGCGATTGTGATACAACATTTCACAAGTCGAAAGTTCAGAAAGTACTAGAACATCCAAAGAACAGCCAAGGTATTTCAACCTATGAAGAGATTCAGGCTGATCACAAAGGGATTAAACAATGCATAAACCAGCAGATGATTCATTTCGTATTAGGGATAAATCAACCAGGCTGTCTGATAGCTATGAGAAATTTTAACGGCAAAGAAATTTCTCTAGAGAATTTAGCAAAAACTTTGTTAGCCACTGATAAAACTGCAGAAACACCAGCAAACGACCAGAGTGCCCACTTTTTCCAAGCCATAGCGACCTTGGATGATACAGCAGCGGGAACCTGCGATGATAAAAAAGTTGTTGCCAATGAAAGATTATCCCCTGATTTACAGACAGCCCTAGTCAAGCATCAATTTTCATCACAACGATAA
- the purD gene encoding phosphoribosylamine--glycine ligase, producing the protein MKLLIIGEGGREHALAWKAAQSPLVSHIYVAPGNAGTALEGIRHPTACPIDNIEIGSTDIAQLVTFAQQNQVGLTWVGPEKPLVQGIVDAFREADLAILGPTQAAAQLEGSKAFMKAFLQRHRIPTADYQIFTEIPAALAYLRQPQLAPKPWVIKADGLAAGKGVTVAATLAEAEAAASSMLSGEAFGEAGRRIVIEEFLVGEEVSFMVLVDGQQLLPLATSQDHKAIGEGDQGANTGGMGAYSPAPIVTETLQERILQEIIWPTVRGMALEGTPYTGFLYAGLMILPDGSPKVIEFNCRLGDPEAQALLLRLRSDLVALSLATVAGQLQQCTIDWDPRSALGVVLTTSGYPGPCPSGEVITGLPTEELLNPTDTSQKLFFCGTHLVDDQVLTQGGRVLCATALGDTLAIAQSSAYQLAQQLHWPGLYYRRDIGHRALQR; encoded by the coding sequence ATGAAACTACTGATTATTGGGGAGGGGGGCCGTGAGCACGCCTTAGCGTGGAAAGCGGCCCAATCCCCGTTAGTGAGCCATATTTATGTGGCACCGGGCAATGCGGGCACTGCTCTGGAAGGCATTCGACACCCTACGGCCTGTCCAATAGACAATATTGAGATTGGCTCAACAGATATTGCACAATTAGTCACCTTTGCCCAACAAAACCAGGTGGGATTAACCTGGGTGGGCCCGGAAAAACCTTTAGTACAGGGTATTGTGGATGCCTTTCGTGAGGCCGATCTAGCGATCCTTGGCCCCACCCAGGCAGCGGCACAACTAGAGGGCTCCAAAGCCTTTATGAAGGCTTTCCTGCAACGCCATAGGATCCCTACCGCAGATTACCAGATCTTTACAGAGATCCCCGCCGCGCTCGCCTATTTACGGCAACCCCAATTAGCGCCTAAACCCTGGGTCATCAAAGCCGATGGATTAGCGGCTGGCAAAGGAGTGACAGTGGCCGCTACCTTAGCTGAGGCAGAAGCTGCTGCAAGCAGCATGCTCTCTGGCGAGGCTTTTGGCGAGGCTGGGCGACGAATTGTCATCGAAGAATTTCTAGTCGGTGAAGAGGTTAGCTTTATGGTCTTAGTCGATGGCCAACAGCTGCTGCCATTGGCTACGAGTCAAGATCACAAGGCCATTGGGGAGGGCGATCAGGGCGCTAATACTGGCGGCATGGGGGCTTATTCGCCAGCGCCGATAGTCACTGAAACGCTACAAGAGCGTATCTTGCAGGAGATCATCTGGCCAACCGTGCGCGGCATGGCGCTTGAGGGAACCCCCTATACCGGCTTTCTCTATGCTGGCTTAATGATCTTACCCGATGGCAGCCCTAAGGTGATTGAATTTAATTGCCGACTCGGCGATCCCGAAGCACAAGCGCTGTTGCTGCGGCTGCGCAGTGATTTAGTCGCCCTCTCGCTCGCTACAGTGGCCGGGCAACTCCAGCAATGCACCATTGACTGGGATCCCAGATCTGCACTGGGTGTCGTGTTAACCACTAGTGGTTACCCGGGGCCCTGCCCTTCCGGCGAGGTGATCACGGGTCTACCGACTGAAGAGCTGCTCAATCCAACAGACACTAGCCAAAAACTGTTTTTCTGTGGGACCCACCTGGTGGATGATCAGGTCCTCACTCAGGGAGGCCGGGTACTATGTGCTACAGCCCTGGGTGATACCTTGGCGATAGCTCAGAGCAGTGCTTATCAGCTGGCACAACAACTCCACTGGCCTGGCCTCTATTATCGCCGTGATATTGGCCATCGCGCCTTACAACGATAG
- the pfkA gene encoding 6-phosphofructokinase, with translation MKKIGVLTSGGDAPGMNAAIRAVVRTALSSGIDVVGIADGYLGLYENRLHVLDRTSVSEVINRGGTFLGSARFPAFKQPEIQQQAIHYLQRQGVEGLVVIGGDGTYQGAQAITAGGIPCIALPGTIDNDVVGTDYTVGYYTALQTILTAIDQLRDTSSSHQRISIVEVMGRCCGDLTLAAAIAGGCEFIVLPEIPFDRQVLVTAIQAGISRGKRHAIVTITENICDPHALAHYIEQQIGRETRATVLGHIQRGGAPVGFDRILASRLGVYAVELLQQGVAGHCVGIQNDQLVHQDLSQALNHRNLSCKSEWLAMAKKLF, from the coding sequence ATGAAAAAAATTGGCGTGTTAACCAGTGGAGGCGATGCTCCGGGAATGAATGCGGCCATTCGCGCAGTGGTCCGCACAGCGCTGTCATCCGGCATAGACGTTGTGGGGATTGCTGATGGCTACTTAGGCCTCTATGAAAATCGCCTTCACGTTTTGGATCGTACCAGCGTTTCCGAAGTGATTAATCGAGGCGGTACCTTCCTGGGATCAGCTCGTTTTCCAGCCTTTAAGCAACCAGAAATCCAGCAACAGGCGATTCATTACTTACAGCGACAGGGCGTTGAGGGTTTGGTGGTGATTGGTGGCGATGGCACTTATCAAGGTGCCCAAGCGATCACAGCGGGTGGGATCCCTTGTATTGCGCTCCCCGGCACCATCGATAATGATGTTGTGGGTACCGATTACACGGTGGGTTATTATACCGCATTGCAAACCATATTAACGGCCATTGATCAACTACGAGACACCTCCTCATCTCATCAACGCATCTCGATTGTTGAAGTGATGGGCCGCTGTTGTGGTGATTTGACCTTAGCCGCCGCCATCGCTGGGGGCTGCGAATTTATTGTGCTCCCCGAAATACCCTTTGATCGTCAGGTGCTGGTAACCGCCATCCAAGCAGGGATCAGTCGTGGGAAGCGACATGCCATCGTCACTATTACTGAAAATATCTGTGATCCTCATGCCTTAGCGCACTATATTGAGCAGCAGATTGGCCGTGAAACCCGAGCAACGGTATTGGGACATATTCAGCGAGGTGGGGCGCCTGTAGGTTTTGATCGCATTTTGGCCTCACGGTTGGGCGTGTATGCGGTTGAATTACTCCAACAAGGCGTAGCAGGCCATTGTGTGGGGATACAGAACGACCAACTGGTCCATCAGGATCTGTCGCAGGCACTGAACCATAGGAACCTTTCCTGTAAAAGCGAGTGGCTGGCGATGGCTAAAAAACTTTTCTAA
- the mutS gene encoding DNA mismatch repair protein MutS, translating to MAEISITSLATHTPMMQQYLRLKAQHPKALLFYRMGDFYELFYEDAQRASQLLAISLTTRGHSAGAPVPMAGVPYHAVEGYLAKLIQLGESVAICEQIGDPAASKGPVERQVVRIVTPGTVSDEALLPERQENLLAAVWHASGHFGYATLEISTGRFCLSEPADATALAAELQRTDPVELLYPEGFDLMVCIESRPGLRRQHQWNFDLKTARQQLNLQFATVDLRGFGVEEAESGLRAAGALLHYVKETQRVPLPHIRRLLFESSQHFVLMDAATRQHLELTKNLAGGTENTLADILDQTATPMGSRLLKRWLHQPIRDRARLLARQQAISALQPMAESLKRLLRPIGDFERLLARVALRSARPRDFSRIRQALQQLPLLQAELAHCPLVSLMPLRQHIGEFPALHALLTQILVAEPPLLIRDGGVIADGYHAELDEWRALAAGASDYLVQLERRERQALGLESLKVGFNAVHGYYIQVSHGQSHLVPSHYTRRQTLKNVERYIIPELKTYEERVLTAQSRALALEKALYQDLFDQLLPDLPALQQSAWAVAKLDVLTNLAERADRLCYRVPTLSSQPGIQIEAGRHPVIEQVLETPFVSNSVQLSPERRLCIITGPNMGGKSTYMRQTALIVVLAYIGSFVPAQNCLLGPIDRIFTRIGAADDLTAGRSTFMVEMSETANILNNATQQSLVLMDEIGRGTATYDGLSLAWACAETLAEQIRAMTLFATHYFELTVLASQLPGVDNLHVTAVEHEQNIVFMHTVEAGAANKSYGLAVAKLAGVPAVVLERAQQKLTQLEATAGDRSVVELLDTGHQLPPLTTPLVHPVLEALEALEPDTLTPREALTWLYRLKQQMISDQ from the coding sequence GTGCCCTACCATGCTGTTGAAGGCTACTTGGCCAAGTTGATCCAGTTAGGTGAGTCGGTGGCGATCTGTGAACAGATCGGGGATCCAGCAGCCAGTAAGGGACCAGTAGAGCGGCAAGTGGTACGGATTGTGACTCCTGGAACCGTCAGTGATGAAGCGCTACTGCCAGAGCGTCAGGAGAATTTACTGGCTGCTGTTTGGCACGCCTCAGGGCATTTTGGCTATGCAACCCTTGAAATCAGTACCGGCCGCTTTTGTTTGAGTGAGCCCGCGGATGCCACTGCTCTGGCCGCTGAGCTGCAACGCACCGATCCGGTAGAGTTACTCTACCCGGAGGGGTTTGATCTCATGGTGTGTATTGAGTCTCGGCCAGGGCTGCGGCGGCAACATCAGTGGAACTTTGATTTAAAAACCGCCCGGCAGCAGCTGAACTTACAATTTGCTACCGTTGATTTGCGCGGCTTTGGGGTAGAAGAGGCTGAGTCCGGTCTGCGGGCTGCTGGTGCTTTACTGCACTATGTTAAAGAGACCCAACGGGTACCGCTGCCGCATATTCGGCGCTTACTCTTTGAAAGCTCTCAGCATTTTGTGCTGATGGATGCGGCAACTCGGCAACATTTAGAGCTGACCAAAAATTTAGCCGGGGGTACCGAGAACACCTTGGCTGATATCCTCGACCAGACAGCCACACCAATGGGCAGCCGTCTGCTCAAGCGCTGGTTGCACCAACCTATCCGTGATAGAGCCCGATTACTGGCACGGCAGCAGGCTATTTCAGCACTGCAACCGATGGCAGAGTCGCTCAAGCGATTGCTGCGTCCCATAGGCGATTTCGAACGGCTATTAGCCCGGGTCGCTTTGCGAAGTGCCCGCCCCCGAGATTTTTCGCGGATCCGCCAAGCACTGCAGCAGCTACCGCTGCTACAGGCTGAATTAGCACATTGCCCCTTAGTATCACTGATGCCGCTTAGACAACACATCGGCGAGTTTCCTGCTCTCCACGCATTGTTAACACAGATTTTAGTTGCTGAGCCGCCACTATTGATTCGGGATGGTGGGGTGATTGCCGATGGCTACCATGCGGAGCTAGATGAGTGGCGGGCTTTGGCCGCTGGTGCCAGTGACTATTTAGTTCAGTTAGAGCGCCGCGAGCGGCAGGCCTTGGGATTAGAGAGCTTAAAAGTCGGATTTAATGCGGTGCATGGTTACTATATTCAGGTAAGCCATGGTCAGAGCCATCTGGTGCCTAGTCACTATACGCGGCGGCAAACCCTTAAAAATGTTGAACGTTATATTATTCCTGAGCTCAAAACCTATGAAGAGCGGGTACTCACCGCGCAAAGCCGCGCCTTGGCACTGGAAAAAGCACTCTATCAGGATCTATTTGATCAACTACTGCCTGATCTTCCAGCGTTACAGCAAAGTGCTTGGGCAGTCGCCAAGTTAGATGTGCTCACTAACTTAGCGGAACGGGCTGACAGATTGTGTTATCGCGTTCCTACGTTGAGCAGTCAACCGGGGATCCAGATTGAGGCTGGACGTCATCCAGTGATTGAACAGGTTCTGGAGACCCCTTTTGTCAGCAACTCAGTACAGTTATCTCCCGAACGGCGTTTGTGTATTATTACCGGCCCTAATATGGGCGGCAAGAGCACCTATATGCGACAAACCGCACTGATTGTCGTACTAGCCTATATTGGTAGCTTTGTGCCGGCACAGAACTGTCTATTAGGGCCGATTGATCGCATCTTTACTCGGATTGGTGCGGCTGATGATTTAACAGCAGGGCGCTCTACTTTTATGGTAGAGATGAGCGAAACGGCGAATATTTTAAATAATGCCACCCAGCAAAGCTTGGTGTTAATGGATGAGATTGGCCGTGGTACCGCTACCTATGATGGGTTATCGTTAGCTTGGGCCTGTGCAGAGACCCTAGCAGAGCAGATTCGAGCCATGACCCTGTTTGCTACCCACTATTTTGAACTCACCGTTTTAGCTTCCCAGCTGCCGGGGGTTGATAACCTTCATGTGACCGCGGTTGAGCATGAGCAGAACATTGTGTTCATGCATACCGTAGAGGCTGGGGCCGCCAATAAAAGCTATGGACTTGCCGTGGCTAAATTAGCGGGTGTGCCAGCTGTGGTACTGGAACGCGCGCAACAAAAACTCACACAATTAGAGGCTACTGCTGGGGATCGGAGTGTCGTTGAGCTGCTAGACACTGGGCATCAGCTCCCACCGCTGACAACTCCGCTGGTACACCCAGTATTAGAAGCACTCGAGGCGCTGGAACCGGACACATTAACGCCGCGGGAGGCTTTAACTTGGCTCTACCGCTTGAAACAGCAGATGATCAGCGATCAGTGA
- the hemE gene encoding uroporphyrinogen decarboxylase encodes MVSLKNSRYLQALLRQPVDRPPVWLMRQAGRYLPEYRALRAQAGDFMSLCRDPDLACEAALQPLRRFALDAAIIFSDILTIPDAMGLGLHFTAGAGPHFERPLRTIEAIRQLAIPDPESTLGYVMETVRRLRRALQGSVPVIGFAGSPWTLAAYMVEGRASRTFERIQRMLLEEPTALHLLLDKLADSVILYLNAQITAGAQAVMIFDSWGGVLSDQTYPSFSLNYIHKIVTGLVREQAQQRIPITLFTRGGGAWLEAQAAIGCEALGLDEWTSIAEARRRVGARVALQGNLSPARLYAPREELQQAVVQLLADYGSGPGHIVNLGHGIPPDVLPDQVQAFIEVLQQQPAGR; translated from the coding sequence ATAGTCTCTTTAAAAAATTCGCGTTATCTACAGGCGCTATTACGACAACCGGTCGATAGGCCGCCTGTCTGGCTGATGCGGCAAGCGGGACGCTATTTACCAGAGTATCGTGCCTTGCGCGCACAGGCGGGAGATTTTATGTCCCTCTGTCGTGATCCTGATTTGGCTTGTGAGGCAGCACTACAGCCATTGCGCCGTTTTGCTTTAGATGCTGCCATTATCTTTTCAGATATCCTGACCATTCCTGATGCCATGGGATTAGGTCTGCACTTTACGGCGGGCGCCGGGCCACACTTTGAGCGGCCGTTGCGCACCATCGAGGCGATTCGTCAGCTGGCGATTCCCGATCCGGAATCCACTTTAGGTTACGTCATGGAGACGGTGCGCCGACTACGTCGTGCGCTGCAGGGTTCAGTGCCGGTGATCGGTTTTGCCGGTAGCCCCTGGACCTTGGCAGCTTACATGGTTGAAGGCAGGGCCAGTCGCACCTTCGAACGGATCCAGCGGATGCTGCTGGAGGAGCCAACGGCATTACACCTGCTGCTGGACAAATTAGCGGATAGTGTTATTTTATATCTGAATGCTCAAATTACTGCCGGGGCCCAGGCGGTGATGATTTTTGATAGCTGGGGGGGCGTACTGAGCGATCAAACCTATCCCTCCTTCTCCTTGAATTATATTCATAAAATTGTGACCGGTTTGGTCCGTGAGCAGGCACAGCAGCGCATTCCGATTACCCTATTTACCAGAGGCGGTGGTGCTTGGTTAGAAGCGCAAGCAGCGATTGGTTGTGAGGCACTGGGGTTAGATGAGTGGACCTCGATAGCGGAGGCGCGCCGTCGAGTCGGTGCTCGGGTGGCACTACAGGGTAACCTCAGTCCAGCACGGTTATATGCCCCGCGGGAGGAACTACAACAAGCAGTCGTACAATTATTGGCTGACTATGGTAGTGGACCGGGTCATATCGTGAACCTGGGTCATGGCATCCCGCCGGACGTCTTGCCCGATCAGGTGCAAGCCTTCATTGAAGTCCTCCAACAGCAGCCAGCAGGTAGATAG
- the rpoS gene encoding RNA polymerase sigma factor RpoS yields the protein MTKKSLFHTPTSEPLGEDAFIPTDSEDLFDEAHPPEVLSDPLEAQGFIDNTQLYLHQIGYSPLLTAEEEVYFSRRILQGDLVARRRMIESNLRLVVKIARRYINRGLSLLDLIEEGNLGLIHSVEKFDPERGFRFSTYATWWIRQNIERALMNQTRTIRLPIHVVKELNVYLRTARALSQQLDHEPTAEEIATRLEKPLDNVSRLLCLNARTTSFDTLPGWGDSDKMLSHWLSDDADKNPAKQFETNELHACITKWLYTLPAKHREVLARRFGLLGYEAATLEAVGRELGVTRERIRQIQMEGLQQLRKLLQAQGLNTDSLFQDH from the coding sequence TTGACTAAAAAAAGTCTCTTTCACACGCCTACATCAGAACCACTAGGAGAAGATGCATTCATTCCCACTGACAGTGAGGATCTCTTCGATGAAGCCCACCCCCCCGAGGTGCTATCAGACCCCCTAGAGGCTCAGGGGTTCATCGATAATACCCAGCTTTATCTGCATCAAATTGGTTACTCACCACTACTAACCGCTGAAGAGGAGGTCTATTTCTCACGGCGAATACTACAAGGTGATCTCGTTGCCCGCCGCCGGATGATAGAAAGTAATTTGCGCCTGGTGGTTAAAATTGCTAGACGCTATATCAACCGGGGTCTCTCTTTGTTGGACTTAATCGAAGAGGGCAATTTAGGATTAATCCACAGCGTTGAAAAATTTGATCCAGAACGCGGCTTTCGGTTTTCCACCTATGCCACCTGGTGGATCCGCCAAAACATTGAACGGGCGTTGATGAATCAAACACGCACTATCCGGTTACCCATCCATGTTGTTAAAGAGTTGAATGTCTATTTACGAACCGCTCGCGCACTGTCACAACAGTTAGACCATGAACCGACTGCTGAGGAGATAGCTACACGGCTAGAGAAGCCTCTCGATAATGTCAGCCGTCTGCTTTGCTTAAATGCCCGTACCACCTCGTTCGATACCCTACCAGGATGGGGTGATAGCGATAAAATGCTGTCTCATTGGCTCTCCGATGATGCCGATAAAAATCCTGCAAAGCAGTTCGAAACCAATGAACTCCATGCCTGCATCACTAAGTGGCTGTACACCCTACCCGCTAAACATCGAGAAGTATTAGCACGTCGCTTTGGATTATTGGGATATGAAGCGGCTACCCTAGAAGCGGTCGGTCGAGAACTCGGCGTCACCCGTGAACGGATACGCCAGATCCAGATGGAAGGGCTACAACAACTGCGCAAGCTACTGCAAGCACAGGGCCTAAATACCGACTCCTTGTTTCAAGATCACTGA